CGATCACTCGGCGGGCCTTGAAGTCCGTCCGCGGAATCGAATTCAGGGGCACGACCTCGACCTTCGTGCGCACGCCGAGGGTGCGCTGCAAGTTTTCGGCGATCTTGGTTCGGAAGGCGCCGAGGGCTTGTTCGCCGCGGTCGTGGACTTCCGGCAGGGCTTCCACGCGGACGAGCAGCTCGTCCATGGAGCCTTCGCGGCTTACGATGATGCGGTGTTCGCCGCCATAGCCTGCGGTCTTGTTGAGAATGGCATCGATTTCGCTTGGGTAGATGTTCTCTCCGCGAATCGTGAACTGATCGTCGATGCGGCCGAAAATGCCGTGCGGCAGGTGCGGGTAGGTCCGGCCGCAAGGTGCCGGGCCGTCGTACCGCCATTCCGTCAGATCGCCGGACAGCAGGCGGATCATCGGCTGCGAGGTGCGTTCGAGGTGCGTGTAGACGGGCGTTCCCTTCTGGCCGAAAGGCACCCGCCGGAAGGTGTTCGGATCGCACACTTCGCTATAGACGATGTCCTGCCACAACAGCATGCCTTCCGGGGTGCCCGCCGTGCCGGCGCAGTTCATCCACGGCGACATTTCCGCCATCGAGCCGGAGTCATAGACGTTTGCCCCATACAGCTCTTTGATCCTGTCGCGCACCCCCGGAATGGAAGCGCCCGGTTCGCCGGAAAAGAACAGGCACTTCAAGCCGAATTGTCTCGGGTCGAGCCCTTCGTCATGGGCAACCTCGGCCAGGTGCAGCGCGAAGGAAGGCGTGCCGTAAAAGGCGCTTGGCTTCATCTGGTTGAGCCAGTGGGCGGCGCGCGCGCTCATGCCGGCTGCCCCGGCGCCGAAGGGGAAGGCCTTCGCCCGCAGCCGCTCGGCCCCGATCAAGGCGCCCCACGAACCCAGGTAAAGGCTGAAGATGGCGGCGACGAAAATCATGTCGCCGGGGCGCATGCCCATGCCGTACATGATCCGCGCGTGGGCGTTTGCGATGGCGTCCCAGTCGCCGCGGCTGATGGCAAAGACAGTGGGCGTGCCGGTGGTTCCGGAGGTGCCGTGGATGTGGTGGATATCGGATTCCGGGATGCACAAATAATCGCCGAATTTCGGCGCCCGCGCCTGCGCTTCGCGCAGGTCCTTTTTCGTCACCACCGGCACCTTGTCCTCGAAGTCCTCGAGGGATTTCAGTTGATCGGGATGAAAGCCAGCCTCGTCCCACTTCCGTTTGTAGAAGGGGGATTTTTCATAGGCGTAGCGGGTGACGGCCTTGAGGCGTTCGAGGATCGCCTTCTCGCGGTCTCCGGGCGGCATCGTCTCGCGCTTCGGAAACCAGTAGGGGGAAGACGAATCCGGCAAATAGTCGGGATCGAATTTCGGTGGAAACGACCAGTATTCCATGTCCATGACGGCTTCTCCTCCCATCGCGCAGGGCCCGTCAGCGCGGGCCGCGCTCCTTGACCAGGCGGTGCATCGTTTCGATGATCGTTTGCGGGGGGGTATCCTGAAGCAGGATTTCCTTGACCCCGATTTTCTTGAGCGCCTCGATTTCCTCATCCGGGATGACGCCGCCGCCAGTCACGATGATGTCCTCGGCCTTGTTCTCTTTCAGCAGTTGAATGATACGCGGGAACACCGTCATATGGGCGCCCGACAGGATGCTGACGCCCAGGATATCCACGTCTTCCTGGATAGCGGCGCGAACGACATCTTCCGGTGTGCGATGAAGGCCGGTGTAGATAACGTCCATTCCGGCATCGCGCAGTGCGCGGGCCACGATTTTCACACCGCGATCGTGGCCGTCCAGTCCGACCTTCGCGATCAACACGCGGATGATATTTTTTGAATCCTTACTCATGGTTGGGTGCTCCCAGATTTCCTCGTTCGGTTTCTTATCGGATGGCTAGGGCCACGGCAACCTTGTCGGTGCCGGCGGCGTCTTTCTGTTCCTGCTTGCGCAGCACATGCCTTAGGGAAGTAGAGGCTTCTTCCACGTGCCGCTGGGCAAGGGTCTCCGCCTTCTCCGCATCGCCTTCGGCGATGGCGTTCAGGATGGCGTCGTGTTCCATCCAGACGTTCTCGCCATAGCCTTCGATGCGAAGCACGGCGCTCATGACGCGCCGGAGATGGTTGAGATAGAGACTCATCGTATCGGCGATGATTGCGTTGCCGGAAAGTTCGTAAATCAGGCGATGGAATTCCATGTCGGCGGCAATCAGCTTCGCGATCGAGCCGTTGGCGATCGCCTTCTGACCCTGGGCAACGATCCGCTTGCCGTGGGCGATGTCCGCCTCAGACGCCCGGCTGGCCGCTAGCCGCGCCGCCAGCCGATCAAGCGCGCCGCGGAATTCGTAGAGGGAGCGGACGAAGTCTTCCTCAAGCGGTGAAACCATCAGACCGCGGCGGCCGGAACGGCAGACGAAGCCCTGGCTTTTCAACAGCATCAAGGCTTGTCCTACCGGCTGGCGGGAGACGTTCAACTGTTCGGCGATGTTTTCCTGGGCGAGACGCTCGCCGGGGGCGAGTCGGCCGTCGCAAATGGCGTCCAACATGGTGGAGTAGACCTGTTCCATCATATGGGGCCGGACGTGAAGCTTGCGCAAGGAACCCCCGGTTACTGAATACAGTATACAAATAAACGACCTGTTCCGTCATGGCAAGAAATATTAATAATGTTTATTATTCAATGTACTAGACATCTATATGAAGGCCACCAGAACCGTTGTGTCAGGTCGCGTTGAACAAGCTCAGACCGGCGTATGGCGGTTCGGTCCCGGGGGCGCCACGGGGCCAAATGCCTTGGTTTCCGGGTCGCGGACCAGCAGCCGGCCGGTGGCGATGCCGAAATAGGCGCCGTGAAGCTCCAGGCTGCCTTCGGCAACCCGGCGGCGAATGGCGCCGAAGGTCATTAGGTTTGCCAGGCTCTGCTCGATCGCCGCGAGTTCGAGTTTTGTGAGGTAGTCGGAGCTCGGTTCTTCGCCCGGGTCCTCCAGCGTATCGGCGGCAGGCGCGATGATCGACATCCACTTGCCGATGAAGTCACCCGAGGAGAGCGGCGCGCTTTTTTCGGCGAAGGAGCGGATGCCGCCGCAGCGGGCATGGCCGAGCACGACGATATGCTTCACGCCCAGCGCCTGCACGGCAAATTCGAGAGCCGCGCTGGTGCCATGGAACTGGCCGTTGATCTCATAGGGCGGCACAAGATTGGCGACGTTACGCACCACGAACAGCTCGCCCGGCCGTGTGTCGAAGATCACCTCAGGTGAAACGCGGGAATCGCAGCAGCCAATCAGCAGGATTTCCGGGCTCTGCCCACCCTCCGCCAGCGCCTCGTAATGCTGGTGCTCTCGGGCGAAGCGGTCTCCGAGGAAGCTCTTGTAACCGTCAATTAACCGGTCGGGAAACATATGGCACTCCGTCTTGTTCAAGGTGCATCTCATTCAAGGTGCATCTCAGGCCGTTCGGATCGCGAAGCACGAAGGTGTCCGGGGCGACCGGTGCATCCTGGTGGAACCTGGACCCCAAGAAAATTTCTTTTAACGCGCTAACTATTTTTATCTTAGGCGCCGCGCTCTCGCCAGTCGCGTTCCACCTTGTCCCACGCCTCGAGGGCTTGGGTGTCCGGCACCCAGGCGAGACCCGCCTTGGCGTCGCCCGAGATCGCCTCGCGACTGACCAGCACGTCGAGGACGGCCGGCGCGTTCTTCAGGGCGCGGTCGATCGCATCGCCCAAGTCCTCGGGCCGTTCGACGCGTTCGCCATGGGCGCCCAAGGCGCGGGCGAGGGCGGCGTAGTCCGAGAAGCGCAGCTCGGTGCCGACGATATGGCCGTCATAGGTGACGCGCTGGTCGTAGCATTCGATGTTCCATGCCCCGTTGTTGGCGATGACGAAGACGACCTTCGCCCCATGACGGACGGCGGTATCGATCTCGATCGCGTTGAAGCCGAACGCGCCGTCGCCGGTGACGACAAAAACCTGGCGATCGGGAAGGGCAAGTGCTGCGGCGATCCCGAAAGGCACGCCCACGCCAAGGCAGCCGAGCGCACCCGGGTCCATGTAGGGGCCGGCCGAAAGGGCGACGCGGGCGAAGCTCAGGATATCGCCGCCGTCCGCGATGGTGATGGCGTCGGGGGCGATCTTTTCCTGAAGAATGCCGAGCAGGCGGTTCGGATGCATGCGGCCGTCGCTTCCCGGCTCGGCCGTTGCCAGCAGGCGGGCGAATTTTTCCCGTTTCTCGGCGTGCTTGGCACGCAGGCCTTCCAGCCATTTGCGGTCAACGGCGGATTTGCGGTTGCCGGCCGCCGCAACGATGGCGTTGAGCGCCAAGGCGGGCGAGGCAAGGATTTCCGCAATGCCCCGCCGGTTGTCGCGGAGTTCGGCGGCGTGTTCGGCCAAGCGCACGA
The Pseudomonadota bacterium genome window above contains:
- a CDS encoding AMP-binding protein, coding for MEYWSFPPKFDPDYLPDSSSPYWFPKRETMPPGDREKAILERLKAVTRYAYEKSPFYKRKWDEAGFHPDQLKSLEDFEDKVPVVTKKDLREAQARAPKFGDYLCIPESDIHHIHGTSGTTGTPTVFAISRGDWDAIANAHARIMYGMGMRPGDMIFVAAIFSLYLGSWGALIGAERLRAKAFPFGAGAAGMSARAAHWLNQMKPSAFYGTPSFALHLAEVAHDEGLDPRQFGLKCLFFSGEPGASIPGVRDRIKELYGANVYDSGSMAEMSPWMNCAGTAGTPEGMLLWQDIVYSEVCDPNTFRRVPFGQKGTPVYTHLERTSQPMIRLLSGDLTEWRYDGPAPCGRTYPHLPHGIFGRIDDQFTIRGENIYPSEIDAILNKTAGYGGEHRIIVSREGSMDELLVRVEALPEVHDRGEQALGAFRTKIAENLQRTLGVRTKVEVVPLNSIPRTDFKARRVIDDRKVFQEMQQKISGGS
- a CDS encoding cobalamin B12-binding domain-containing protein, coding for MSKDSKNIIRVLIAKVGLDGHDRGVKIVARALRDAGMDVIYTGLHRTPEDVVRAAIQEDVDILGVSILSGAHMTVFPRIIQLLKENKAEDIIVTGGGVIPDEEIEALKKIGVKEILLQDTPPQTIIETMHRLVKERGPR
- a CDS encoding GntR family transcriptional regulator, translated to MRKLHVRPHMMEQVYSTMLDAICDGRLAPGERLAQENIAEQLNVSRQPVGQALMLLKSQGFVCRSGRRGLMVSPLEEDFVRSLYEFRGALDRLAARLAASRASEADIAHGKRIVAQGQKAIANGSIAKLIAADMEFHRLIYELSGNAIIADTMSLYLNHLRRVMSAVLRIEGYGENVWMEHDAILNAIAEGDAEKAETLAQRHVEEASTSLRHVLRKQEQKDAAGTDKVAVALAIR
- a CDS encoding carbonic anhydrase codes for the protein MFPDRLIDGYKSFLGDRFAREHQHYEALAEGGQSPEILLIGCCDSRVSPEVIFDTRPGELFVVRNVANLVPPYEINGQFHGTSAALEFAVQALGVKHIVVLGHARCGGIRSFAEKSAPLSSGDFIGKWMSIIAPAADTLEDPGEEPSSDYLTKLELAAIEQSLANLMTFGAIRRRVAEGSLELHGAYFGIATGRLLVRDPETKAFGPVAPPGPNRHTPV